Proteins co-encoded in one Coregonus clupeaformis isolate EN_2021a chromosome 17, ASM2061545v1, whole genome shotgun sequence genomic window:
- the LOC121586027 gene encoding uncharacterized protein LOC121586027: MLPNIKSLRMFLNRRLTAAVDELFGAVEITIAEYQQESCRSKKEKDRTIAEYQEQVSRAKEENARLQRLLDVVLKPEIKLQRLEDLQQLTLSISEEEVAPVQQHCRQEDPSQIKEEQEELWVISQGGEQLQGMDYDTDDTDDSADTKAFISTARVKGDYNQNPSQSSHLYRILTQREENTERDELPSTTTQIEQIKTEYYSNSDSQPPSAVNSDWSATQSESDESVDRLESKGPPLKSKRTQTKAGPSFHVCTKVRESTELSHLKSPILNNTVRRCRICAKPFITKESLVIHAHRHTKLSRCGICGRSFESVESLKDHLHFHVGSTGSLSC; encoded by the exons ATGTTGCCTAACATAAAATCATTGAGAATGTTTCTCAACAGGCGATTAACAGCGGCTGTCGATGAGCTATTCGGGGCAGTTGAAATAACGATAGCAGAGTACCAGCAAGAATCCTGCCGTTCAAAAAAGGAGAAAGACCGAACGATAGCAGAGTACCAGGAACAAGTATCCCGTGCTAAAGAAGAGAACGCCCGCCTACAGAGGCTGCTGGATGTCGTTCTTAAACCAGAAATAAAGTTACAGAGACTAGAAG ACCTCCAGCagctcactctctccatctctgaagAGGAGGTTGCCCCTGTGCAGCAGCACTGCAGGCAGGAGGACCCTTCCcagattaaagaggaacaggaggaactATGGGTCATCAGTCAGGGAGGAGAGCAGCTTCAAGGGATGGATTATGATACTGATGATACTGATGATTCTGCTGATACCAAAGCCTTCATATCTACTGCCAGAGTAAAAGGTGACTATAATCAGAACCCAAGTCAGTCCTCACATCTTTACCGAATTTTAACCCAACGTGAAgaaaacacagagagggatgagctACCCAGCACCACAACGCAAATTGAACAGATTAAAACAGAGTACTACAGTAACAGTGACTCTCAGCCCCCCTCTGCAGTCAATTCAGACTGGTCTGCAACTCAGAGTGAGAGTGATGAAAGTGTCGATCGGCTGGAGAGTAAAGGACCTCCACTCAAGTCAAAGAGAACACAGACAAAAGCTGGACCAAGCTTCCATGTCTGTACTAAAGTCAGAGAATCCACAGAGTTGTCCCATCTGAAATCCCCTATCCTCAATAATACTGTTCGTCGTTGTAGAATATGTGCAAAGCCTTTCATCACCAAGGAGTCTCTAGTGATTCATGCACATAGACATACAAAGCTGTCTCGGTGTGGTATCTGCGGAAGATCCTTTGAGTCTGTAGAAAGTTTGAAAGATCATCTACATTTTCATGTTGGAAGTACAGGATCGCTTTCTTGTTAA
- the LOC121586025 gene encoding CUB domain-containing protein 1 yields the protein MTLSTVGCALQFLGIASAVFVLLEGVTLTLTPDQGSTLNISQSSERSRGSKCTVCTGTGLKRSCSRAGSDYVVLLTDPKAAVNMEFTCPKPEEVFTVEVVREIDCTTKTCNGDITPIESRTGTLPLQNFNRTFIWNLKAPVPRAFHLDFTQMGLRQILPSERCPDQHTYTLLSLQRTGEAAIGTYCRNGSVSGAQVLNQGRLSLEVTGGRKLNPTVFNVSVGEEIKSLAVLKVTLPEGTSSSKLLSPNYPNSFPDDDLMEWKFVVPPKHNATVVFLAQTQPQCLKKEPAVEYHHDNGRFAVVKKLSDPQPAQRRDSFSLILRNCEMNRIGDGSTGLSLRFQVSAKRRSLPVLCNVDLRKERWLSLHIEKTNPMSDCELKLNSVIQEKITVPSGKISQLSFQDCPCQELLLTAIRIIECHQWRGCPAAAAPVPLTVPVLERCLPAPLGSVTWILRPPQHGTVELLPTTGGLRQSLPEHPCNGSVTLTVAEADDGTTVGQFCPQGAIHKVQVHTNVSFTASASTMGGKERWPLSHPLLNISFTREIAERYIFTVCPKKGVPTLLATPSWPVGMKSYSTVSWIVDVPSKLEAHLMFANISQPKCSNRHTGIRVQILDSLEEMYSRREDEEADRKITVSKSFYLNMSNCMPERGDFSVLTQITLHKDKNLLLTSILSTVAALLVLMVVVLAVVCVVIKKKKRQLSHQVSIYNPNGTSFLPGHNGRFPKSRKDNESHIYASIDDTLVYGQLLRDGAELGVYGDPAVDVYQSYTGPTEAKPLSLGTVTERPEVGIYQPFVPPSHIAPPTANRPLSQDQQTRVDNELYSSRSNGDTPTQSQPNNMNTEQTTTVEPEAHD from the exons ATGACTTTATCAACGGTCGGCTGTGCTCTGCAGTTTTTGGGGATCGCGTCCGCCGTTTTCGTTCTATTAG AGGGTGTGACACTGACCCTCACCCCTGACCAGGGATCTACTCTCAACATCAGCCAGAGTTCAGAGCGCAGCAGGGGGTCAAAGTGTACGGTATGCACCGGTACAGGCTTGAAAAGGTCATGCTCCAGGGCTGGAAGCGATTATGTGGTGCTGCTGACAGACCCCAAAGCTGCTGTGAACATGGAGTTCACCTGCCCCAAACCAGAGGAAGTCTTCACTGTGGAGGTGGTCAGGGAAATAG ATTGTACCACAAAGACCTGTAATGGAGACATCACCCCCATTGAGTCTAGAACCGGAACGCTTCCACTGCAGAACTTCAACCGTACCTTTATCTGGAACCTGAAGGCCCCGGTTCCACGGGCGTTCCATTTGGACTTCACCCAGATGGGGCTGAGACAGATCCTGCCCTCTGAGAGATGTCCAGACCAGCACACATATACCCTGCTATCCCTCCAGAGGACAGGGGAGGCTGCCATCGGGACGTACTGCAGGAACGGCAGCGTCTCTGGGGCTCAGGTCCTGAACCAGGGCAGGCTCTCTCTGGAGGTCACTGGAGGACGGAAACTGAACCCCACCGTGTTCAACGTGTCTGTTGGAGAGGAAATCAAAT CACTTGCCGTCCTCAAAGTGACTTTACCGGAAGGGACGTCGTCTTCGAAGTTGCTCTCTCCAAACTACCCGAACAGTTTCCCTGATGATGACCTGATGGAGTGGAAGTTTGTGGTCCCTCCCAAACACAACGCTACGGTTGTATTCCTGGCTCAGACCCAGCCGCAGTGCCTGAAGAAGGAGCCGGCCGTGGAGTATCACCACGATAATGGGCGGTTCGCGGTGGTGAAGAAGCTGTCAGACCCCCAGCCGGCCCAACGGCGGGACTCCTTCTCCCTGATCCTAAGGAACTGTGAGATGAACAGGATCGGAGACGGCTCCACTGGTCTCTCCCTCCGCTTCCAGGTTTCAGCCAAGAGGAGAAGTCTTCCAG TGTTGTGCAACGTGGACCTGAGGAAAGAGCGGTGGCTTTCCCTCCATATTGAGAAGACCAACCCCATGTCTgactgtgagctgaagctgaactCTGTCATCCAGGAGAAAATCACTGTGCCCTCAGGGAAGATCTCTCAGCTGTCCTTCCAGGACTGCCCATGTCAGGAGCTGCTACTGACTGCCATCAGAATCATAG AGTGCCATCAGTGGAGGGGCTgcccagcagcagcagccccTGTCCCTCTGACGGTGCCCGTCCTGGAGAGGTGTCTTCCCGCCCCCCTGGGCAGTGTCACCTGGATCCTCCGTCCCCCTCAGCATGGCACAGTAGAGCTCCTGCCCACTACTGGCGGCCTCAGGCAGTCCCTGCCAGAACACCCCTGCAATGGCTCTGTCACTCTCACCGTGGCCGAGGCCGATGACGGCACCACCGTGGGTCAGTTCTGCCCTCAGGGAGCCATACATAAAGTCCAGGTTCACACCAACGTGTCCTTTACAGCCTCAGCTTCGACcatgggagggaaagagaggtggCCATTATCTCATCCTTTACTCAACATCTCCTTCACCAGGGAGATTGCAG agagatacatcTTCACGGTATGCCCAAAGAAAGGAGTCCCGACTCTCCTGGCCACCCCTAGTTGGCCTGTGGGAATGAAGTCCTACTCCACTGTGTCCTGGATCGTCGATGTCCCCTCCAAGCTGGAAGCCCACCTCATGTTCGCCAACATCAGCCAGCCCAAGTGCAGCAACCGCCACACGGGCATCAG GGTGCAGATCCTGGACTCCCTAGAGGAGATGTACAGCCGGCGGGAGGACGAGGaggcagacaggaagatcacTGTCTCAAAGAGCTTCTACCTCAACATGTCCAACTGTATGCCTGAGAGAGGAGACTTCAGCGTGCTCACACAGATCACACTGCACAAGGACAAGA ACCTGCTTCTGACCAGCATTCTGAGTACGGTGGCAGCTCTGCTGGTTCTCATGGTGGTTGTGTTGGCTGTGGTCTGTGTGGTGATCAA GAAGAAGAAGAGGCAGCTGTCTCACCAAGTGTCCATCTACAACCCCAACGGGACCAGCTTCCTGCCAGGTCACAACGGGAGGTTCCCCAAATCACGAAAAGACAACGAGTCCCACATCTACGCCTCGATCGATGACACACTTGTATACGGCCAACTCCTGCGAGACGGGGCAGAGTTGGGTGTCTATGGAGACCCGGCTGTGGATgtgtaccagagttatactggaCCCACAGAGGCTAAGCCCCTCTCTCTGGGGACAGTCACTGAACGTCCAGAGGTGGGCATCTACCAGCCTTTTGTGCCCCCATCCCACATTGCCCCACCCACCGCCAATAGACCCTTAAGTCAAGACCAGCAGACTAGGGTGGACAACGAGTTGTACAGCTCCAGAAGCAATGGTGACACCCCTACGCAATCTCAACCTAACAACATGAACACAGAGCAGACTACAACGGTGGAGCCAGAGGCTCATGACTGA
- the LOC121585330 gene encoding amine sulfotransferase-like, giving the protein MTTSTRGMTDPLDSTDPQVLDYILVPHRNFNLINGVHSPDEVDQIQNWEIRDSDIFAVTYPKSGTIWMQQILTLIEAKGDVTPTTEHLNAQRVPWIELIGGEKEFNATPSPRLRVTHLQYKFMPLAVRQKKGKVIYVARNPKDVLVSYYHFHKYAAMLETPKDFNDFFEKFMEGKVYGNCWFEHIKTWYAKRHNMNFLYITYEDMIKDLRSIVERMCRFLGKDLTEEQMASVVEHSTFRTMKQNLQANYKTVPDSLLDHNKGTFMRKGTIGDWKNHFTVAQSERFDSVFQEKMRDLPLSFAWDINDVNSAT; this is encoded by the exons ATGACAACTTCCACCCGTGGAATGACAG ATCCTCTGGATTCCACTGATCCCCAGGTTCTGGACTATATCCTGGTTCCTCACCGGAACTTCAACCTTATCAATGGGGTCCACTCTCCCGACGAGGTCGACCAGATCCAGAACTGGGAGATCCGAGACTCAGACATATTCGCAGTCACTTATCCCAAGTCAG GGACGATCTGGATGCAGCAGATTCTGACTCTGATAGAAGCCAAAGGTGACGTCACTCCAACCACAGAGCATCTCAACGCGCAGCGCGTCCCATGGATCGAGCTGATTGGCGGTGAGAAGGAGTTTAATGCCACTCCATCCCCCAGGCTACGGGTCACCCACCTGCAGTACAAGTTCATGCCGCTCGCCGTCAGACAAAAGAAGGGAAAG GTGATCTATGTGGCCAGAAACCCTAAGGATGTTCTCGTGTCCTATTACCACTTCCACAAATATGCAGCCATGCTGGAGACGCCGAAGGACTTCAATGATTTCTTTGAGAAATTCATGGAAGGGAAAG TTTATGGGAACTGTTGGTTTGAGCACATCAAGACGTGGTACGCTAAAAGACACAACATGAACTTCCTGTACATCACATATGAAGACATGATCAAG gaccTGCGCTCCATCGTGGAGAGGATGTGCAGGTTTCTAGGGAAGGATTTGACAGAGGAGCAGATGGCCAGTGTGGTGGAACACAGCACCTTTAGAACCATGAAACAGAACCTGCAGGCTAACTACAAGACGGTGCCAGACTCCCTGCTTGACCACAACAAGGGCACGTTTATGAGGAAAG GGACCATTGGGGACTGGAAGAACCATTTCACCGTTGCACAGAGCGAGAGATTTGACAGTGTCTTCCAGGAGAAGATGCGGGACCTACCTCTCTCCTTTGCGTGGGACATCAATGACGTCAATAGCGCCACGTGA
- the LOC121586028 gene encoding RWD domain-containing protein 1, which produces MTDYAEEQRNELEAIESIYPDSFTVLSEVPTSFTITVTSDAGENDETVEVTLQFTYVEKYPDEVPLWEIYSQENLEDSDAEGILTLLRQQAEENLGMVMIFTLVTAVQDKLNELVDEIKNRREEEKRRKEEAAEEAEKVLFQGTVVTIENFLSWKAKFELEMAELRRKRQKEEEQQQAGKIKLTGKKLFETDHNLDTSDIQFLEDSGNSVEVDESLFQDLEELDLDEDDPDFDPLALGSDED; this is translated from the exons ATGACAGATTACGCCGAAGAGCAGCGAAACGAGCTGGAAGCTATAGAGTCAATTTACCCGGACTCGTTTACAG TGCTATCAGAGGTGCCCACCAGCTTCACCATCACTGTGACATCGGACGCAGGAGAAAACGATGAAA CAGTTGAAGTGACACTACAGTTCACCTATGTGGAGAAGTATCCAGACGAGGTGCCGCTGTGGGAGATCTATTCCCAGGAGAACCTGGAGGATTCAGACGCAGAGGGCATCCTCACCTTACTGCGGCAGCAG GCTGAGGAAAACCTTGGAATGGTGATGATATTCACCCTAGTTACAGCAGTTCAGGACAAACTGAACGAATTAGTCGACGAGATCAAaaacagaagagaggaagagaagaggcgAAAAGAGGAGGCAGCGGAGGAGGCTGAGAAGGTGCTCTTCCAAGGAACAGTGGTCACCATCGAGAACTTCCTGTCATGGAAAGCCAAGTTTGAGCTGGAGATGGCTGAGTTGAGGAGGAAACGGCAGAAagaggaggagcagcagcaggCTGGAAAGATTAAACTCACAG GAAAAAAGCTATTTGAGACCGATCACAATCTTGACACATCAGATATACAGTTCCTGGAAGATT CTGGAAACAGTGTTGAAGTGGACGAGTCCCTCTTCCAGGACCTCGAGGAACTCGACCTGGATGAAGACGACCCAGACTTTGACCCTCTGGCACTGGGCAGTGATGAGGACTGA